DNA sequence from the Candidatus Limnocylindrales bacterium genome:
GATCGCCAGCCCGATGCCCACTCCTTCGAACTGTGCCGCGCTGTGCAGGCGCGAGAAGGGGCGGAACAGCTTGTGCGCGTACGTCATTTCGAACCCGACCCCGTTGTCGCGCACGAAGAAGGCGCCGCCTGCGTCCGCCTGCTTCACGCGTCCCACCTCGATGACGGGTGCGGCCACGCCGCCGGTGTACTTCCACGCGTTGCCGAGCAGGTTCTCGAGAAGGATGCCGAGCAGGCGCCGGTCCCCGACGACGCTGCATCCTTCCTCGATGCGAACGTCGACCGTACGCGACGGATCCTCGGCGCGCAGTGCGGCGGCCACGGAGTGCGCGAGCTCGGAAAGATCGACGCTCTGGCGCCGCAGCGGCTCGCGCGAAAGCCGCGACAGCGACAGGAGCGCGTCCATGACGCGGCTCATGTGCTGGGCGCTGCTCTCGATGCGCAGGAGATCGTCATGAACGTCCTGCTCCACCGAGTCGCCGAGCCGCTCGCTGACGAGACGGCTGTAGCCGGCGATCACCCGCAGCGGTCCACGCAGATCGTGCGACACGGAATAGTTGAAGCCCTTCATCTCCTGAACGGCTGATTCCAGGTCGGCGGTCCGCTCCTTGACGCGGCGCTCGAGCTCTTCGTTGAGACGCCGAATCTTCTCCTCGGCGTCCACCTGCGCGGTGATGTCGCGGATGTTGACCACGTAGGCCTGGATGGCCGAGTTGTCGAGCCAGTTGGTGGCCGTGATGTCCAGCCACAGGTAGCGCTCGCCCGACAAACGCCGAATGCGGCTCCGCATGGGAACGCCGGGACGAGCGGCCAGCTCGAGCATCAGCTTGCCAACCTTGTCGCGGTCGTCGGGGTGGACCCACTTCCAGATGCTGTTGCCGATCTGGGACTCGTCGCCGGCGCCGAACATCGCGATGCCGGCGGGCGTCGTATAGAGCAGACGTCCCTTGGCGTCGAAGAGGCTGACCGGATCCTGGGAATGCTCGATCAGCGCACGGAAGCGCTCCTCGCTGGCGCGCAGGTCCTCCTCGATCTGCTTCCGGTTCAGCGCATGGGCGAGAAGCTCGGCGACCATGCGCAGCATCGAAGCCGTCTCCGCATCCCACTCCCGCTGCTCGCGAACGCAGGCCAGCGAAAGGAACCCCAAGGTGCTGATGCGTGCCTGGATCGGCACCATGATGATGGCGCGGTGACCGCGCGCCTGCAGCATGGCCCTGCCGCTGGCGAGCTCATCGGAAAGGTCGGCCACGTTGGATATGGCCACGATCTGGCCTTGTCGCAGCGCCCCCTCCCACCACGGCGCCTGATCCATCTCGATGCGGGAAAGATCGTCACCGGCGGGCACGGCGCCGTCGCCGCTCCAACCGCGCAGCAGCGTCAGATGGTCGCCACCGGGCGCAGCCACCATGATGGACGCGCGGTCGACGCCGGTGAATTCGCCGACGGTCGCCAGCGCCCAATCCAGCCAGGCCTCGAACTCGCTGATCGGCAGATGGATGAAGCGCGCCGACAGACGGCTGATCAGCTCCTCGAGCTGCAGCCGGCGTCGAAGCGCCACTTCGACCCGCTCGGGAAGAATGGATGCCAGGAGGGGGGCGTGTGCACCGATCGCCATCTAGCGAGTGCTCAATAATGATGAGTGGAGTCTCATTTCCATGCGCCCGCTCGCGACTTGTGCCGCAAAGACGCGCGCGGGCCGAGGGCCGCTCCGAACTCGCGAAGACTGCTTCAGCCGGCCGGCGAAGTCGAGATGTTTTCTCATCTCGCGCAGCTTCGGCGCCTGAAGACGTTCTCAGTTCGACGCGTCAAGGACGTAGGCGAAGACGAGCGGCGCCACGATCGTCGCGTCCGACTCGACGATGAAACGCGGCGTGTCAATCGCCAGCTTCTCCCAGGTGATCTTTTCATTGGGAACGGCGCCGGAGTAGGAGCCGTAGCTCGTCGTCGAGTCACTGATCTGGCAGAAGTAGCCCCACAGCTTGATGTGCTCGAGCTGCAGGTCCTGGCGCATCATCGGAACCACGCAGATCGGAAAATCGCCGGCGATGCCGCCGCCGATCTGGAAGAAGCCGATCAGCCGGTCGGGCGTCAGCTTCTGGTACCAGTCGGCCAGCGACATCATGTACTCGATGCCGCTTCGCACCGTGTGCACGTTCTTGACCGTGCCCCGGATGCAGTGCGAGGCGTAGATGTTGCCGAGCGTGGAGTCCTCCCAGCCCGGCACGAAGATGGGCAGCTTCTTCTGGCACGCCGCCACCAGCCAGCTGTCGGCGGGATCGATCTGGTAGTGCTTCTGAAGCACGCCGCTGTCGATGAGGCGGTAGAAGAACTCGTGCGGGAACAGCCGCTCGCCGCGCCTGTCCGCGCCCATCCATTCGTCGAGCACCGCGTCCTCCAGCCGGCGGATCGCCTCTTCCTCGGGAATGCAGGTGTCGGTGACACGGTTGAGGTGGCGGTCCAGGAGCTCCTGCTCGTCCAGCGGCGAAAGGTCGCGGTAGTGCGGCACGCGCACGTAATGATCGTGCGCGACCAGGTTGAACAGGTCCTCTTCGAGGTTGGCGCCCGTGCAGCTGATCGCGTGGATCTTGCCGCGCCGGATCATCTCGGCCACCGAGATGCCGAGCTCGGCCGTGCTCATCGCTCCCGCCATCGTCAGCAGCATGTGATTGCCGCCTTCGAGGAAATCGCAGTAGCCCTGCGCCGCATCGACCAGTGCGGCGGCGTTGAAGTGACGGTAGTGGTGGCGCAGGAAATCGGCGATGCCTTCGGGAGCTTTGTACGGCATGGCCGGGTATCTGGGACGGACGTTCGGGTTTTTCAACCGCTGCGGCAGCCGGGGGCGTCGTGTGCCGCCGCGCCGGTCGGTGCCTCAGGCTGCGCTGCGACGGTCGAGCCACTGGCGGCGCCACCTGCAGCTGTCGCCGATGGTCTCGTCGAAAGGACGGAAGACGATGCCGAGCTCGCGTATGGCTCGCGAGGAGTCGAGCATGATCTTCTCGTGCATGGTCCGCACCGCCGTGCGCGTGATCAGCACGTCCGAGCCGGTCCAGCGTCCCCATGCCTCGGCGGCCGCCGCATAGGCCAGCAGCGCAAGATGCGGGATGCGGATGCGCGGCGCGCCGATGCCCGTCGCGCGCTGCAGGGCAGCCAGGATCTCCTGCATCGTCTGGAAGGTTCCTCCCACGATGTATCGCGCACGGTCGGGCGCACGGCGGCCGGCCTCGATCATTGCGGCGGCCACGTCGCGCGCGTCCACGATCATCGTGCCGCCGTCGATGACGGCGGGGACGCGACCGGCCGTGAACTCGTCGATCAGCTGCCCAGCCGCCGTCGGCGCGGCGTCGTAGGGTCCCCAGATCCAGCCGGGCAGCACTTCCACGATGCGAATGCCGGAGGTGCCGTGCCACTGCGCGAGCGCGGCGTCCGTGCGCAGCTTGCTGCGGAAATAGGCGTTGGCGATCTGGATGGGCAGAGGCGGCGTGTCCTCGTCGCCCGGCGATCCGTCCGCTTTCTTGCCGATGATGCCGCCTGAGCTGACGTGGACGAACGCTCGCGCGCCGGCGCGGTCGGCGGCCTCCAGGAGCGCCAGCGTTCCTTCATGGTTGATCCTCTCGAGCGCAGCTTCGTGCTCGCCGCGGCCGAACGCTTCGCGGAAGTAGGCGGCGGTATGAAAGACGACGTCGCAGCCGGCCAGCGCTGCGGCAAAGCCGGCCACGTCGCGCATGTCGCCGGTCGCAATGGTCGCGCCGGTATCGGCGAGCAGAGCCTGCGCCTTGGCGGCATCACGGGCCAGGCCCGTGACCGGGTGGCCGGCGGCGAGGAGCGCTCGAACCAGGTTGTTGCCCAGCAGGCCGGTGGCGCCGGTGACGAAGGCTCTCATCTCCCGCGGCTCCAGTATCCGGCCGGGTCCTCTTCCAGCCCGAGCCACAGCACCGCATAGCCGCCGTGCACGCCGATGCCGACGGCCTTCCAGTCCTCGCCGCGCCAGCGCTTGCGGTTGAGCATCACGTCGCTGTGCGTGGCGCTGCTCTTCCACACTTTCATGATGGTGCGCGGGCGCGCCGTCGCCGAGGTCCAGTAGCCGATCTCGAAGCCCGATCCTTTGTATGGCGTAAGTTCACGAGGCTTGTTCCACATGCAGCCGGGGTCGCTATGATCGGGACGGTAGCAGCAGGCGGTCCATGGACCGTGCGACGACCAGCTATGGATGTTGCACTTGGCGTCGAAGCCATTGCGTTGAAGGTCCGCTGCGTGCATGCGTGCGACCGTGGTCAGCGAGCGCGACAGCGGGACGGCAGGAAGACGATGGTCGGCACGATAGGCAAGGAACAGCTCATAGAGCTCGCGCTCCTCTTCGCTGGGCGCAGCGCCGGCCGCGGCGCTTTCGGCGCCGGCAGCGGGCACCGCAGCCGTTCGGACGGTGCCGCAGCCGATGCAGCTTGCGAGCAGGGCCAGGAAAACGGCCCGAGCGAAAATTCTCACGCCGTCCCTCCGGCTCCGGGGGCGCACCATGCGCACGACGCGATGCGGATGCCAGAGGAGAGGTCATGGCTACGGTAGGCTCGCCGCCCGCCGCTCTTCCGGCCAAGCGCACGGCTCGAATGCTGCGCCGCCTGCTCGCGTCGCTGGCGCGGCGCAACGAGACGCGCACGTACCCGGCGCTGGAAGCGGCCAACCTTCCGCCGACGCGCGCGCGCCTCGAGATCGTCCGCGACGGCCGCGGCATTCCCCACATCTATGCCGAGCACGACGCCGACCTGTTCGCCGCGCTCGGCTATCTGCAGGCGGCGGACCGCTTCGTGCAGCTCGACATCATCCGCCACATCGGCGCCGGCCGCGTCTGCGAGCTTGCCGCGGACCTGCCGGCGCCGCGCAAGGACGAATGGTTCGGCGGCAAGCGCCTCTCGGACCTGGACGCGTTCGTCCGGCCGCTTTCGTTGGTCGAGCGCAGCCGGGAGGACTTCGGCGGCATGGACGAACGGGCACGCGAATGCCTGACCGCGTTCGCTTCCGGCGTCAACGCCGCGGTGCGCGCAATGGACGGCGTCTATCCCTCCGAATACCTGGCGCTGGCGGCGGTGCGCGAGTGGGAGGCGAGCGATTGTCTCCTGGCCGCACGCACCAGCGCGCTGCTGGTCAGCATGGTCAACTTCGATTCGGAGCTGACGTTCGATGCGGTGCGCTCGGCGGTCGGCGACGTCGTGGCGCGCAAGATCTATCCAGACGCGCCGTGGGAAGCGGTGCCGACTACGTACAGCGCTCGCGGCGCGATGCCGCCGGAGACGCCGCTGCATCCGCCGATGGCGGGCAGCAACAGCTGGGCCGTGGCCTCGGCACGCTCGCGCACGCACGCGCCGCTGCTGGCCAACGATCCGCACGTGCCGGTGCTGCCGCTTCCGACCTACTGGCATCACGTCCACATCGAGGGGCCGCGCTTTCGCGCGCAGGGCGGGATGTTTCCCGGCTGCCCCGTGCTCGGCTTCGGGCACAACGGCCACTTCGCCTGGAGCGTGACCACCGGCTACCGCGACTCGTGGGACTTCTACCGGATCCGGCGCGAGGTTGCCGATCCGACCCGCTACGCGACGATCAACGGACCGGGAGTCATCCAGCGCCACAGCGAGCCCCTGTCGGTGCGCTTCGGCCGCAGCGGCCGCAGCATCGAATGGGAGAGCTGCGAGCACGGCATCATCCTTCCCGGCTGGAAGCACCACGACGGCGCCGACCTCGCCATCCGGCAGGTGCCGTCGGACGCCGGCATGTACTTCGAGGGCCACCTCGCGCTGCTCGCATCGCAGACCGTGGCCGAGCATCGCGCCGCGCTCGCGCGCATCCACGAGGGGCCCTTCGACTTCAACCACGTCTACGCGCACCGCGACGGCTTCATCGGGTGGGAGCTGTACGGCCGGCTGCCGCGGCGCCGCGGCGATGGCCTGTTCGTCCGCGATGCCGACGATCCGGCCGGCGCGTGGGATGGCTACCTCTCGTTTCCGGAGATGCCCAAGATGCTGGCACCGGCCGCCGGCGTCGTGGCCTCGGCCAACTCGATCGTCAATCCGGCCGATTACAAACGTATTGCCACCAAGGTGCACTTCGAGCCGCGCTACCGTCAGGCGCGCATCGAAGACCTGCTGGCCCACCGCTCCCAGCACACGATCGACGGATTCGCCGACATGCAGCGCGACGTCGAGGCCGATCATCTGCTGGCGCCGCGCGCCGGCTTCATCCGCCTGTGCAAGCACGCCGGCAACCCCATTGACGGCGACGCGGCGCAGGCGCTGGACATTCTCGACACCTGGAACGGCGTGTGCGACCTCGAGACCCGCGGCATGGCCGTCTTCTTCTACGCGCGCAAGGAGATGGCCCGCCTTTGCTTCACGCCGCTGCTCGGCGCCGCGGTCGCCCGGCGCTATCTGGCAGGCCGCCGCGTGCTGCCGCGCATGCACGATCTGCTCAGCGACTCGCACGACCCGCTGATCGAGGAGATCGAGCGCGCTGCCGGCGTCACGCTCTCCGATCTGGCGGTGCGCGCACTGCAGCACGCGGTCGCCAAGGTGCGCGCCGTGTGCGGCAACGATCCGCAGAAATGGTTGTGGGGGCGGATCCAGCGCGCGCGCCTGGGCGTGCTGCTCAGCGAGCTGCCGCTGTACGGGCGTCGACTGCTCGCGCTGGATGAGCCGTTTCCGGGCGAGGAGTACACGCTCAGCCCGGCGCGGTGCCTGGACGAGAGGGGCGGGCTGCGGCTGCTGGTCGGCGCCAGCAGCCGCTTTCTGTGCGACTTGTCCAAGCCCGAGGAAGCCTACTTTGCGCACAGCAGCGGACCGAGCGCCGACGTCGGCTCGGCCTTCCATGCGAACCTGTCGGGGCCATGGGCGAAGTTCGAGTACTTCCGCTCGTGCCTGTGGAAGCCCAACGAGGTGCCCGACGTCGTCGAGCGGCTCGTGATCCGCTGACGCACGCGCGCATGTTGCGACCCGGCCGCGGCCGCAATAGGAAGCGCCGCAGATGAAGCGTGCGACACGCCTGGTCCTGCTCGCCTACGTCGCGGCGCTGATCGTCGCCATCATCGTCGGGCGCGCCCTCTTCCCCGCGCATCCGCTGCTGGTGGCGCTGGGCGCCGACCTCGCGGCCACGCTGGCGATCTTCGCGTTCAGCATGGCCTTCGACAACTCGAGCTTCTACGACCCGTACTGGAGCGTGGCGCCGCTCCCGATGGCGCTGTACTGGGGCTTCAGCTCCACAGCCGCGCACGCCAACGGCGCGCGTCAGGACATCGTGATCATCCTGCTGATGTTCTGGGGCGTGCGGCTGACCTACAACTGGTACCGCGGCTGGCAGGGCCTCGGCCACGAAGACTGGCGCTACGTCGACATGCGCGCTCGCAGCGGGCGAGGCTATCCGGCCGTCAGTCTGCTCGCCATTCATCTGTTCCCCACGCTGATCGTGTTCGCCGGACTGCTGCCGGCGTACGCGGCCATGACCTACCCGCTGCCGCTCGGCTGGATCGACGGGCTCGGCACGGCGATGGCGGCCGGCGCCATCGTCATCGAGACGATGGCGGATGAGCAGCTGCGCAGGTTCCGCGCGGGCGGCGCCGGCGACGGCTCGGCGATCCTTTCGCACGGGCTGTGGAGGTATTCGCGGCATCCGAACTACTTCGGCGAGAACCTCTTCTGGTGGGGACTGGCGCTGCTCGGGATCGGCGCGGGCGCTCCCTGGTGGTGGGCCATCGCCGGCGCCGTCGCCATCACCGTGATGTTCGTGTTCGTCAGCGTGCCGCTGCTCGACCAGCGCATGCGCCGGCGTCCGGGCTACGAAGACCACATGAAGCGCGTCTCCGCGCTGGTGCCGTGGTTCCCGCGCTGACGTCGCCGCGCGTTTCGACCTCGAGGCCATTGCCACGAGCGTGACGGAACATTATCGTCGCCGCGGCGCTGCGTCCCGCACGCAACGCTGAAATCTTGTTCAGGGGGAGACATTTCCAATGCGAATGACGATTGCCGCCGTGGCGGCCACGATGATGATGGCCGGCGCCGCGCTGGCCGGTCCGCCGCCGACCCTTTACGACCACCTCGAGTGCTTCAAGATGCGCGACACGATCAGCTTCGGCGCCACCGTCAACCTCGAACCGTCGTTCAACAACCCGGGAATCGTGCTGCAGGAGGGCTGCCGCCTCGCGGTCAAGAGCAAGGAGATCTGCTTCCCGGTGGCCAAGACCGTGGTGGACAGCGAGGAGCCTACCATTCCGGTGGCCGGACAGGATCTCGCCAACGGCTTCCTGTGCTACTCGGTCAAGTGCCCGTTCGACGGAGTGCCCGATTTCGAGGTCTCCGATCAGTTCGGCACTCGCACCGTCGGACGACTGAAAACGTCCAAGCTCTGCGTTCCCGCCGACTGGTGAGCAGGAGCCGGGCGTGCTGCGCCTCTACGACTTCCTCGATTCCGGCAACGGCTACAAGGTACGTCTTCTGCTGACGCAGCTGGCGATTCCCTACGAGCTGGTCGAGGTCGACATATTGTCGGGACAGACGCGCACGCCCGAGTTTCTCGAAAAGAATGCCAACGGCCGCATTCCGCTGCTGGAGCTGGAGGACGGCCGGCGCCTGGCGGAGTCCAACGCGATCCTCTGCTATCTGGCCGAAGGCACTCCCATGCTGCCGCAGGACCGGTGGCAGCGCGCGCAGGTGCTGCAGTGGATGTTCTTCGAG
Encoded proteins:
- a CDS encoding ATP-binding protein: MAIGAHAPLLASILPERVEVALRRRLQLEELISRLSARFIHLPISEFEAWLDWALATVGEFTGVDRASIMVAAPGGDHLTLLRGWSGDGAVPAGDDLSRIEMDQAPWWEGALRQGQIVAISNVADLSDELASGRAMLQARGHRAIIMVPIQARISTLGFLSLACVREQREWDAETASMLRMVAELLAHALNRKQIEEDLRASEERFRALIEHSQDPVSLFDAKGRLLYTTPAGIAMFGAGDESQIGNSIWKWVHPDDRDKVGKLMLELAARPGVPMRSRIRRLSGERYLWLDITATNWLDNSAIQAYVVNIRDITAQVDAEEKIRRLNEELERRVKERTADLESAVQEMKGFNYSVSHDLRGPLRVIAGYSRLVSERLGDSVEQDVHDDLLRIESSAQHMSRVMDALLSLSRLSREPLRRQSVDLSELAHSVAAALRAEDPSRTVDVRIEEGCSVVGDRRLLGILLENLLGNAWKYTGGVAAPVIEVGRVKQADAGGAFFVRDNGVGFEMTYAHKLFRPFSRLHSAAQFEGVGIGLAIVHRIVQRHGGRVWAEATPQQGGAAFFFTIPE
- a CDS encoding deoxyhypusine synthase family protein; translation: MPYKAPEGIADFLRHHYRHFNAAALVDAAQGYCDFLEGGNHMLLTMAGAMSTAELGISVAEMIRRGKIHAISCTGANLEEDLFNLVAHDHYVRVPHYRDLSPLDEQELLDRHLNRVTDTCIPEEEAIRRLEDAVLDEWMGADRRGERLFPHEFFYRLIDSGVLQKHYQIDPADSWLVAACQKKLPIFVPGWEDSTLGNIYASHCIRGTVKNVHTVRSGIEYMMSLADWYQKLTPDRLIGFFQIGGGIAGDFPICVVPMMRQDLQLEHIKLWGYFCQISDSTTSYGSYSGAVPNEKITWEKLAIDTPRFIVESDATIVAPLVFAYVLDASN
- a CDS encoding NAD-dependent epimerase/dehydratase family protein codes for the protein MRAFVTGATGLLGNNLVRALLAAGHPVTGLARDAAKAQALLADTGATIATGDMRDVAGFAAALAGCDVVFHTAAYFREAFGRGEHEAALERINHEGTLALLEAADRAGARAFVHVSSGGIIGKKADGSPGDEDTPPLPIQIANAYFRSKLRTDAALAQWHGTSGIRIVEVLPGWIWGPYDAAPTAAGQLIDEFTAGRVPAVIDGGTMIVDARDVAAAMIEAGRRAPDRARYIVGGTFQTMQEILAALQRATGIGAPRIRIPHLALLAYAAAAEAWGRWTGSDVLITRTAVRTMHEKIMLDSSRAIRELGIVFRPFDETIGDSCRWRRQWLDRRSAA
- a CDS encoding CAP domain-containing protein, which translates into the protein MRIFARAVFLALLASCIGCGTVRTAAVPAAGAESAAAGAAPSEEERELYELFLAYRADHRLPAVPLSRSLTTVARMHAADLQRNGFDAKCNIHSWSSHGPWTACCYRPDHSDPGCMWNKPRELTPYKGSGFEIGYWTSATARPRTIMKVWKSSATHSDVMLNRKRWRGEDWKAVGIGVHGGYAVLWLGLEEDPAGYWSRGR
- a CDS encoding penicillin acylase family protein; the protein is MATVGSPPAALPAKRTARMLRRLLASLARRNETRTYPALEAANLPPTRARLEIVRDGRGIPHIYAEHDADLFAALGYLQAADRFVQLDIIRHIGAGRVCELAADLPAPRKDEWFGGKRLSDLDAFVRPLSLVERSREDFGGMDERARECLTAFASGVNAAVRAMDGVYPSEYLALAAVREWEASDCLLAARTSALLVSMVNFDSELTFDAVRSAVGDVVARKIYPDAPWEAVPTTYSARGAMPPETPLHPPMAGSNSWAVASARSRTHAPLLANDPHVPVLPLPTYWHHVHIEGPRFRAQGGMFPGCPVLGFGHNGHFAWSVTTGYRDSWDFYRIRREVADPTRYATINGPGVIQRHSEPLSVRFGRSGRSIEWESCEHGIILPGWKHHDGADLAIRQVPSDAGMYFEGHLALLASQTVAEHRAALARIHEGPFDFNHVYAHRDGFIGWELYGRLPRRRGDGLFVRDADDPAGAWDGYLSFPEMPKMLAPAAGVVASANSIVNPADYKRIATKVHFEPRYRQARIEDLLAHRSQHTIDGFADMQRDVEADHLLAPRAGFIRLCKHAGNPIDGDAAQALDILDTWNGVCDLETRGMAVFFYARKEMARLCFTPLLGAAVARRYLAGRRVLPRMHDLLSDSHDPLIEEIERAAGVTLSDLAVRALQHAVAKVRAVCGNDPQKWLWGRIQRARLGVLLSELPLYGRRLLALDEPFPGEEYTLSPARCLDERGGLRLLVGASSRFLCDLSKPEEAYFAHSSGPSADVGSAFHANLSGPWAKFEYFRSCLWKPNEVPDVVERLVIR
- a CDS encoding DUF1295 domain-containing protein; protein product: MKRATRLVLLAYVAALIVAIIVGRALFPAHPLLVALGADLAATLAIFAFSMAFDNSSFYDPYWSVAPLPMALYWGFSSTAAHANGARQDIVIILLMFWGVRLTYNWYRGWQGLGHEDWRYVDMRARSGRGYPAVSLLAIHLFPTLIVFAGLLPAYAAMTYPLPLGWIDGLGTAMAAGAIVIETMADEQLRRFRAGGAGDGSAILSHGLWRYSRHPNYFGENLFWWGLALLGIGAGAPWWWAIAGAVAITVMFVFVSVPLLDQRMRRRPGYEDHMKRVSALVPWFPR